A window of the Phragmites australis chromosome 20, lpPhrAust1.1, whole genome shotgun sequence genome harbors these coding sequences:
- the LOC133901566 gene encoding small ribosomal subunit protein bS16m/bS16c-like: MVVRIRLARFGCRNRPFYRVMAADSRSPRDGKHLEVLGYYNPLPGQDGGKRMGLKFDRVKYWLSVGAQPSDPVQRILFRAGLLPPPPMLAMARKGGPRDRHPIHPMTGRPLDLEGVTVVDDSNVPEGDAEEPSNEVAS; this comes from the exons ATGGTGGTCCGGATCCGGCTGGCGCGGTTCGGGTGCCGGAACCGGCCCTTCTACCGGGTGATGGCCGCCGACAGCCGCTCCCCGCGGGACGGCAAGCACCTGGAGGTCCTCGGCTACTACAACCCGCTCCCAG GGCAGGATGGTGGCAAAAGGATGGGTCTGAAATTCGACCGGGTCAA GTACTGGCTGTCAGTTGGGGCACAACCATCAGATCCTGTGCAGCGTATTCTGTTTCGGGCTGGACTTCTTCCACCACCTCCAATGCTAGCTATGGCCAGGAAGGGTGGGCCTCGTGATAGGCACCCCATTCATCCAATGACTGGGCGCCCCTTGGATCTTGAGGGCGTCACAGTTGTTGATGACTCCAATGTTCCTGAAGGCGATGCTGAAGAACCTTCAAATGAGGTGGCTTCATAA
- the LOC133901183 gene encoding probable sarcosine oxidase — MTASGGEGSCPGGRFDVIVVGAGIMGSCAAYAASSRGARVLLLERFDLLHHRGSSHGESRTIRATYPQARYPPMVRLARRLWDDAQAEAGYRVLTPTPHLDLGPRDDPALLAAIKNGAAAEVSGESWPWAGVFRVPDGWTAAPSELGGVMKATKAVAMFQALAVKKGAVVRDRVEVVDVTKRGEGSIVVKTSGGEEFHGAKCIVTVGAWTSKLVKSVTGLDLPVQPLHTLICYWKVKPGREHELTPEAGFPTFASYGDPYIYSTPSMEFPGLIKIAMHGGPPCDPDSRDWSTGGVALVEPVARWIDSVMPGHVDTAGGPVIRQSCMYSMTPDEDFVVDFLGGAFGKDVVVGAGFSGHGFKMGPAVGRILAEMAMDGEARTAVEAGVELRHFRIGRFVENPRGNLQD; from the exons ATGACGGCGTCCGGCGGCGAGGGCTCTTGCCCCGGCGGCCGGTTCGACGTGATCGTGGTGGGGGCGGGCATCATGGGCAGCTGCGCGGCGTACGCGGCGTCCTCCCGCGGCGCGCGCGTGCTGCTCCTGGAGCGGTTCGACCTGCTCCACCACCGCGGCTCGTCGCACGGCGAGTCCCGCACCATCCGGGCCACCTACCCGCAGGCGCGCTACCCGCCCATGGTGCGCCTGGCGCGGCGCCTCTGGGACGACGCGCAGGCCGAGGCGGGCTACCGCGTGCTCACGCCCACGCCGCACCTCGATCTGGGCCCGCGGGACGACCCCGCGCTCCTCGCCGCCATCAAgaacggcgccgccgccgaggtatCCGGGGAGTCCTGGCCGTGGGCGGGGGTGTTCAGGGTGCCCGACGGGTGGACGGCGGCGCCGAGCGAGCTCGGCGGGGTGATGAAGGCGACCAAGGCGGTGGCCATGTTCCAGGCGCTCGCCGTCAAGAAGGGCGCCGTCGTGAGGGACCGGGTGGAGGTGGTCGACGTCACGAAGCGAG GAGAAGGATCAATCGTGGTGAAGACTTCAGGTGGCGAAGAGTTCCATGGCGCCAAGTGCATCGTAACGGTCGGCGCCTGGACGAGCAAGCTAGTCAAGTCGGTCACCGGCCTGGACCTGCCGGTGCAGCCGTTGCACACGCTCATCTGCTACTGGAAGGTGAAGCCCGGCCGCGAGCACGAGCTCACCCCGGAGGCCGGCTTCCCGACGTTCGCCAGCTACGGCGACCCCTACATCTACAGCACGCCGTCGATGGAGTTCCCGGGCCTGATCAAGATCGCCATGCACGGTGGCCCGCCGTGCGACCCGGACAGCAGGGACTGGTCCACGGGCGGCGTGGCGCTGGTGGAGCCCGTGGCGAGGTGGATCGACTCCGTCATGCCGGGCCACGTCGACACCGCGGGCGGGCCGGTCATCCGGCAGTCGTGCATGTACTCCATGACCCCCGACGAGGACTTCGTGGTCGACTTCCTGGGCGGGGCGTTCGGGAAGGACGTCGTCGTCGGCGCGGGGTTCTCCGGCCACGGGTTCAAGATGGGCCCAGCCGTCGGTAGGATCCTGGCCGAGATGGCCATGGACGGGGAGGCGAGAACGGCGGTGGAGGCCGGCGTGGAGCTCCGACACTTCAGGATCGGCCGGTTCGTGGAAAATCCTAGAGGAAACCTTCAGGATTAA